From one Misgurnus anguillicaudatus chromosome 2, ASM2758022v2, whole genome shotgun sequence genomic stretch:
- the LOC141366130 gene encoding uncharacterized protein, whose amino-acid sequence MDAMRLSTLLLYLSLASVSAVDKLKNIDDLKNVGYGKPFPRHGLQMLFWFAQQVDRADQNGIYTKFNLDPKKGNFGFHEFKNYETILPNISIRGVQYYSVGNLNSERYPKVKQLPCYVRKYYNKEKPLNNMDRLMISVNPNSPKKVYNVYITAHNKSGMNFDHNATYEIDSTLINNIRRINQPYDGKQECERCYNFLKRTGYTGDVPFTVNSFCHQQLYSLTAGFQIEFSESIFCHDLKFDLFTTRINGFDAGLELYTEDGYACARLYIKKTFTNWQNDFYYSWVGFYNGPEEANDKYSTHQYAVKFQKGEEDNTKDYDIYEYQSSLAIAPGVQIRFLLDKNYNYVLAKTTPWAGPETSSDIDSLGPGNTDISSYGNAVIPVEIKGFDAGLRLYGEDGRASARLYIKKTFTDWQDYFSASWVGFYTGKEIANGEYYTYQYAVHFEKEEGHLTGYDVFKYQSSLVIAPGVQIRFLLNKNSNTELARTLPWEAELI is encoded by the coding sequence ATGGATGCCATGAGACTCTCTACCCTGTTGCTCTATCTTTCTTTGGCCTCAGTCTCTGCTGTggataaactgaaaaacattgATGACTTGAAGAATGTTGGCTATGGCAAACCTTTTCCCCGTCATGGACTCCAAATGTTGTTCTGGTTTGCCCAACAAGTTGATCGTGCTGATCAAAATGGAATCTATACCAAATTCAATCTTGATCCAAAAAAAGGCAACTTTGGCTTTCACGAGTTTAAAAATTACGAAACAATCCTCCCAAACATAAGTATTAGAGGGGTACAATACTATTCAGTTGGAAATCTAAATTCTGAAAGGTACCCTAAGGTCAAACAACTGCCGTGCTACGTGAGGAAGTATTATAATAAAGAGAaaccattgaataacatggacAGGCTCATGATCTCTGTGAACCCAAATAGTCCAAAAAAAGTTTACAATGTCTACATTACGGCACATAATAAGAGTGGTATGAACTTTGATCATAATGCCACATATGAGATTGATTCTACTCTGATAAACAATATCAGGAGGATCAATCAACCATATGATGGCAAACAAGAATGTGAAAGATGCTATAATTTTCTAAAAAGAACAGGATACACTGGTGATGTTCCCTTTACAGTCAACTCTTTTTGTCACCAACAGTTATATTCACTAACAGCTGGTTTCCAAATCGAGTTTTCTGAATCAATATTTTGCCATGATTTAAAGTTTGATCTTTTCACTACAAGAATAAACGGGTTTGATGCAGGTCTGGAACTATACACTGAAGACGGTTATGCTTGTGCTCGACTCTACATCAAGAAGACCTTTACAAACTGGCAAAATGACTTCTACTACTCATGGGTAGGGTTTTACAACGGTCCAGAAGAAGCAAATGATAAATACAGCACACATCAGTATGCTGTGAAATTTCAAAAAGGAGAAGAAGATAACACAAAGGATTATGATATTTATGAATACCAGTCAAGTTTAGCAATTGCTCCAGGAGTTCAGATTCGATTTCTACTGGACAAGAACTATAACTATGTGCTCGCAAAAACTACACCTTGGGCAGGTCCAGAAACATCATCAGATATTGACAGTTTGGGTCCAGGTAATACTGATATCTCCTCATATGGTAATGCTGTCATCCCTGTTGAAATTAAAGGGTTTGATGCTGGTCTGCGTCTCTACGGTGAAGATGGCAGAGCAAGTGCTCGGCTGTACATCAAGAAGACCTTCACTGATTGGCAAGATTACTTCTCTGCCTCGTGGGTGGGGTTTTACACAGGAAAAGAAATAGCAAATGGTGAATATTACACGTATCAGTATGCTGTACATTTTGAAAAAGAAGAaggacatttgacaggttatgATGTTTTCAAATACCAGTCAAGTTTGGTAATTGCACCTGGAGTTCAGATTCGCTTCCTACTAAACAAAAATTCGAATACTG